In Dendrosporobacter quercicolus, a single genomic region encodes these proteins:
- a CDS encoding TonB-dependent receptor domain-containing protein: MNFVNKRNKSKIGLMAIGLSLAMSLPAYAAEEETVYQFAEVVVTASGFEQDIIDAPASITVITKEEINQRGYTDLGGILSDVEGVDVRGSSTGRMGAANISIRGLGSAYTLFLIDGIPQNGTTDVGPNGFIAGVGSFVPPLATIERIEIIRGPMSTLYGSEALGGVVNIITKKVDDEWRHNLTLDHTFHEDSDRGSISRYSFYSSGPLTEDKVGLALRGNFLRRAGSSGKDDLGNVLPDTGAAANPSPLRNYSLGGKVMWKQDDQNSLWLDADTAISDYGGKVDRRIERDKLTLGSDNKVSYGDWHTTLTYNTTELKGYIHDNTDRKMKNPNIIFETKLVAPVSDVHRLTVGGRYWHEQLEDGVLTSGGVGKLSNQTASLFAEDEWRLQEDLALTYGARYDRHRYLGGHVSPRGYLVWKANDKWTLKGGVSTGFKAPTLAQSVDGVSGFTGGAGNSNPIHVYGNPDLKPEESVNKEVGFYYQDPSGFSANATLFHTDFKNKINSGVDLGVIDGHQAQTYENVGKAKTNGLEFGSKIPVAEDLSLSLNYTYTMTEQIGGDNDGAPLNNIPKHAVNARLNWQTDEKTTTWLRAEYRGKMNRYTKKQLNTTEQGVVNAFGEYFKSYTVLDLGVSRKLSEDVTLNFAINNVLDKDFGKAVVINGATYYEYFSVGKETAGTYLAGRNYWISLNYNF, translated from the coding sequence ATGAATTTTGTCAACAAACGGAATAAAAGCAAAATTGGGCTTATGGCCATTGGTCTTAGCCTGGCGATGAGTTTGCCGGCCTACGCTGCCGAGGAGGAAACTGTTTATCAATTCGCTGAAGTGGTGGTAACGGCTTCCGGTTTCGAACAGGATATTATCGACGCGCCGGCCAGTATTACCGTCATTACCAAGGAGGAGATCAACCAGCGCGGCTATACTGATCTTGGGGGCATATTGTCCGATGTGGAAGGGGTTGATGTGCGCGGCTCCTCTACCGGCAGAATGGGGGCGGCGAATATCAGCATCCGTGGTCTGGGCAGCGCCTATACGTTGTTTTTGATCGACGGCATTCCTCAAAATGGGACAACGGATGTCGGACCTAACGGCTTTATTGCCGGGGTCGGCAGCTTCGTACCGCCGCTGGCGACCATCGAACGTATTGAAATCATTCGCGGTCCGATGTCGACCTTGTATGGCTCTGAGGCTTTGGGCGGTGTGGTAAATATCATTACCAAAAAGGTGGACGACGAGTGGCGTCATAATCTGACGCTTGATCACACCTTTCACGAAGATTCGGACAGGGGAAGCATCTCCCGTTATTCTTTCTATTCGAGTGGCCCCCTGACCGAAGATAAAGTGGGGCTGGCCTTGCGCGGCAACTTTCTCCGGCGGGCCGGATCCTCTGGTAAGGATGATCTGGGCAATGTATTGCCCGACACAGGAGCGGCCGCCAATCCTTCTCCACTCAGAAACTACAGTCTGGGCGGCAAAGTAATGTGGAAACAGGATGACCAAAACAGTCTCTGGCTGGACGCCGATACAGCCATCAGCGATTACGGCGGAAAGGTGGACAGGCGTATTGAACGCGACAAGCTGACGTTAGGCAGCGACAATAAAGTTTCCTATGGCGACTGGCACACAACCCTGACCTATAACACCACCGAATTGAAAGGATATATACACGACAATACTGACCGCAAGATGAAGAATCCTAACATTATCTTTGAGACCAAACTGGTTGCGCCGGTCAGCGACGTTCATAGGTTGACCGTTGGCGGCCGGTACTGGCATGAACAACTGGAGGATGGGGTGTTGACCAGCGGCGGCGTGGGCAAACTCAGCAATCAAACCGCTTCGCTGTTTGCGGAAGACGAATGGCGGCTGCAGGAGGATTTGGCCCTGACTTACGGTGCGCGTTATGACCGCCATCGTTATTTGGGCGGACATGTCAGTCCGCGGGGCTACCTGGTCTGGAAGGCCAACGACAAGTGGACGCTGAAAGGCGGCGTCAGCACCGGCTTTAAAGCCCCTACCTTGGCGCAGTCGGTGGACGGTGTTAGCGGCTTTACCGGCGGGGCTGGAAACTCAAATCCGATACATGTTTACGGCAACCCCGACCTCAAGCCGGAGGAAAGCGTAAATAAGGAAGTGGGCTTTTATTACCAAGATCCTAGCGGCTTCAGCGCAAACGCCACACTGTTCCACACTGATTTCAAAAATAAAATCAATAGTGGTGTTGACCTTGGTGTAATTGACGGCCATCAGGCGCAAACTTACGAAAACGTCGGTAAAGCCAAGACCAACGGGCTTGAATTCGGCAGCAAGATTCCAGTGGCTGAAGACTTGTCATTGAGTCTGAACTATACCTATACGATGACCGAACAGATCGGCGGCGATAATGATGGCGCTCCACTCAATAATATCCCGAAGCACGCGGTAAACGCGCGGCTTAATTGGCAAACTGACGAAAAGACCACCACTTGGCTGAGGGCGGAATACCGCGGCAAGATGAATCGTTATACCAAAAAGCAGCTTAACACTACAGAGCAGGGGGTTGTCAATGCGTTTGGCGAATACTTTAAATCCTATACAGTACTTGACTTGGGTGTATCCCGTAAGCTATCCGAGGATGTCACGTTGAATTTCGCAATCAATAATGTGCTGGATAAAGATTTCGGCAAGGCCGTCGTTATCAATGGCGCGACTTACTATGAATATTTCTCCGTGGGAAAAGAAACGGCCGGCACTTACCTGGCGGGGCGGAACTATTGGATATCCCTGAACTATAATTTTTAA
- a CDS encoding alpha/beta hydrolase, translating into MKYRYEFHKWTTLVCAIFLLSMCTSASGREIESFNQVKIPASPNGLPADSASSLVDGLTEYQIKSFDLYFQKHGGTYRIFVSVPVGPVPVNGYPVIYLLDGNLTFPMMQAAQTAAGFCPVVTVGIGYPADSALDIGRRYFDLTPPTLPDLIPAGIKGKKALATGGQDTFFASIETELKPVIEKLAPIDRNQQTLFGHSLAGLFALHILYTHPTSFQAYVAADPSIWWNGGSILAEHSTFTESMQARSDKASLRLLIEKSGKQALRKGISKAEAASMAKFRSGPTGKEIAIDLWGLPGLHISFKEQVDESHGSMLPYAVADALSFALNQSFETFRNH; encoded by the coding sequence ATGAAATACCGGTATGAATTTCACAAATGGACAACCCTGGTTTGTGCTATTTTTCTTTTAAGTATGTGTACAAGCGCCTCTGGTCGAGAAATAGAGTCATTTAATCAGGTTAAGATACCTGCGTCCCCGAATGGTTTGCCAGCGGATTCTGCCAGTTCTTTGGTGGACGGATTGACTGAGTACCAGATTAAGAGCTTTGATCTTTACTTCCAAAAACATGGCGGCACGTATCGTATTTTCGTTTCGGTGCCAGTTGGCCCCGTGCCCGTCAATGGTTATCCAGTGATATACCTGCTTGACGGAAACCTGACTTTTCCTATGATGCAGGCTGCCCAGACAGCTGCCGGCTTCTGCCCGGTAGTAACGGTTGGTATAGGCTATCCGGCTGATTCGGCCCTCGACATCGGCAGACGTTATTTTGATCTCACGCCGCCTACCCTGCCGGACCTGATCCCCGCTGGGATTAAAGGCAAGAAGGCCCTCGCAACCGGCGGCCAGGACACATTCTTCGCCTCCATCGAAACGGAGCTTAAGCCGGTTATTGAGAAGCTTGCGCCGATCGACCGCAACCAGCAGACCTTATTCGGCCATTCCTTGGCGGGCTTGTTTGCCCTGCATATCCTATATACCCATCCCACCTCCTTCCAAGCTTATGTGGCCGCCGATCCGTCCATATGGTGGAATGGCGGCTCGATTCTGGCGGAGCATTCTACTTTCACGGAGAGCATGCAGGCAAGGAGTGACAAAGCTTCCCTTCGTCTGCTGATAGAGAAATCCGGCAAACAGGCTCTGCGGAAAGGGATCTCGAAAGCTGAAGCCGCCTCGATGGCGAAGTTCCGCTCCGGACCAACGGGAAAGGAGATCGCCATCGACTTATGGGGACTACCCGGCCTTCACATAAGCTTTAAGGAGCAGGTTGACGAAAGCCATGGCTCCATGTTGCCTTATGCTGTGGCAGATGCCCTCTCTTTTGCCCTGAATCAGTCATTTGAGACGTTCCGAAACCACTAA
- a CDS encoding NAD(P)H-dependent oxidoreductase, whose amino-acid sequence MRIIVLKGSPKGQVSVTMQYVAFIQKKYPETSFEIIDIAQQIKHIEKNEAVFDDIIRKVKAADAVLWAFPLYIFLVHGNYKRFIELVNERKAIPAFSGKPAAVLTTSIRFFDHTAHNYLRGICDDWDMKFYAGYSADMNDLFKEAERERLLQFVRGFFQAVQQDEAAAREYFPLTHNVEYVPVDEPTKVETLGRKVVILTDAAEEEGQASLNRMLTHLTAVFNGQAQVVHLRALTIKGGCLGCLRCGYDNTCSYDGKDDFINFYHNTLKTADVLIFAGAIRDRYLSSIWKTFFDRTFFNTHIPSFAGKQIGFLISGPLRQLPNLRQIFTAYTEWQQANLVGIVTDEEAGDPGKVDRLLTQLAGRSIEYASSHYIKPPTFLGLGGHKIFRDEIWGNIRFPFIADHRYYKNHGIYDFPQKDYSVRLRNLLMSILVKLPFCAQRNL is encoded by the coding sequence ATGAGGATTATTGTACTGAAGGGAAGCCCCAAAGGGCAGGTTAGTGTAACCATGCAATATGTAGCTTTTATTCAGAAAAAGTATCCGGAAACTAGCTTTGAAATCATAGATATTGCCCAGCAGATCAAGCATATAGAGAAAAACGAAGCGGTTTTTGATGACATTATTCGCAAAGTTAAGGCGGCTGATGCCGTATTATGGGCCTTTCCGCTTTATATTTTCTTGGTTCATGGCAATTATAAACGCTTTATTGAGTTGGTCAATGAACGAAAAGCCATACCGGCTTTCAGTGGCAAGCCTGCCGCTGTACTAACCACTTCCATCCGGTTTTTCGATCACACGGCGCATAACTATCTTAGGGGAATTTGCGACGATTGGGACATGAAGTTTTATGCCGGCTACTCGGCCGATATGAACGATCTGTTTAAAGAGGCTGAACGGGAACGTCTATTGCAATTTGTCCGTGGTTTTTTTCAGGCCGTGCAACAGGATGAAGCTGCTGCCAGGGAGTATTTTCCGCTTACCCATAACGTCGAATATGTGCCGGTTGATGAACCAACCAAAGTGGAGACGCTGGGCCGCAAAGTAGTGATACTGACGGATGCGGCAGAGGAAGAGGGCCAGGCCAGCCTCAACCGTATGCTTACCCACCTGACGGCTGTTTTTAACGGCCAGGCCCAGGTGGTTCATTTACGCGCTCTTACTATTAAGGGCGGTTGCCTAGGGTGTCTTCGCTGTGGTTATGATAATACTTGCAGCTATGACGGCAAAGATGATTTTATTAACTTTTATCATAATACGCTGAAAACGGCGGATGTCCTGATTTTTGCCGGCGCTATCCGCGACAGATATTTATCTTCCATCTGGAAAACCTTTTTTGACAGAACTTTTTTTAACACCCATATACCTTCCTTCGCTGGTAAGCAAATCGGTTTCCTTATTAGCGGGCCGCTACGACAGTTGCCCAATCTTCGGCAGATTTTTACGGCTTATACCGAATGGCAGCAGGCTAACCTAGTGGGCATCGTGACAGATGAAGAGGCTGGTGATCCTGGCAAGGTTGATCGGTTGCTAACTCAACTGGCCGGCCGCAGTATTGAATATGCCAGCAGTCATTATATTAAACCGCCTACATTCCTCGGTTTGGGTGGACATAAGATTTTTCGGGATGAAATATGGGGAAACATTCGTTTTCCGTTTATCGCCGACCATCGCTACTATAAAAATCACGGAATTTATGATTTTCCGCAAAAGGATTATTCCGTCCGGTTGCGTAATTTATTGATGAGCATACTTGTCAAGCTTCCGTTTTGTGCGCAAAGAAATTTATGA